In one Aquabacterium sp. OR-4 genomic region, the following are encoded:
- a CDS encoding 3-(methylthio)propionyl-CoA ligase encodes MPALMGQMMQMPLLISSLIRHAARHAADTEIVSKRVEGDMHRSTWGEVELRSRQLAQAFARLGCTAGDRIGTLAWNGYRHVEIYYGSSGSQLVCHTINPRLFPEQIVWIANDAEDKVLCFDLTFLPLVEKLAAQLTTVKHFVLMTDRAHMPASSGIANLLCYEDLVAAENGDYVWPSFDENTASSICYTSGTTGHPKGAVYSHRSSVLHAYGAALPDAMDCSASDVVLPVVPMFHVNAWGLPYSAALVGCKLVFPGPHLDGKSVYELFESEKVTFSAGVPTVWLGLLTHVQNNKLKFSTFRRTVIGGSACPPAMMKAFQQEHGVEVIHAWGMTELSPLGTLSKLKAKHLELPPEAQQRLLEKQGRVIYGIDMAIIDDDGRALPWNGQAAGNLVVRGAWVIDRYFGKPESPLVTVNGEEGWFPTGDVATIDADGFMQITDRSKDVIKSGGEWISSIDLENIAMAHPAVHEAAAIAARHPKWDERPLLVVMTKPGQSLTREELLGFFEGRIAKWQIPDDVVFVSEIPHTATGKIQKLKLREQFKNHSLPSA; translated from the coding sequence ATGCCTGCCTTGATGGGCCAGATGATGCAGATGCCCCTGCTGATCTCGAGCTTGATCCGCCATGCCGCGCGCCATGCGGCCGACACCGAGATCGTGTCCAAGCGGGTCGAGGGCGACATGCACCGCAGCACCTGGGGCGAGGTGGAGTTGCGCTCGCGCCAGCTGGCCCAGGCCTTTGCACGCCTGGGCTGCACGGCCGGTGACCGCATCGGCACGCTGGCCTGGAACGGCTACCGCCATGTGGAGATCTACTACGGCAGCTCGGGCTCGCAGCTGGTGTGCCACACGATCAACCCGCGTCTGTTTCCCGAGCAGATCGTGTGGATCGCCAACGATGCCGAAGACAAGGTACTGTGCTTCGACCTGACCTTTCTGCCGCTGGTGGAAAAGCTTGCCGCGCAGCTGACCACGGTGAAGCACTTCGTGCTGATGACCGACCGCGCCCACATGCCGGCCAGCAGCGGCATTGCCAATCTGCTGTGCTATGAAGACCTGGTGGCGGCCGAGAACGGTGACTATGTGTGGCCAAGCTTCGACGAGAACACCGCGTCGAGCATCTGCTACACCTCGGGCACCACCGGCCACCCCAAGGGCGCGGTGTACAGCCACCGCTCGAGCGTGCTGCATGCCTACGGCGCGGCGCTGCCCGACGCGATGGACTGCAGTGCCTCGGACGTGGTGCTGCCGGTGGTGCCGATGTTCCACGTCAATGCCTGGGGTCTGCCGTACTCGGCCGCGCTGGTGGGCTGCAAGCTGGTGTTTCCGGGCCCGCACCTCGATGGCAAGAGCGTCTACGAGCTGTTCGAGAGCGAGAAGGTCACCTTCTCGGCCGGCGTGCCCACGGTGTGGCTGGGCCTGCTGACCCATGTGCAGAACAACAAGCTGAAGTTCAGCACCTTCCGGCGCACCGTGATCGGTGGCTCGGCCTGCCCGCCGGCCATGATGAAGGCCTTCCAGCAAGAGCATGGTGTCGAGGTGATCCACGCCTGGGGCATGACCGAGCTGTCGCCGCTGGGCACGCTCAGCAAGCTCAAGGCCAAGCACCTCGAGCTGCCGCCCGAGGCCCAGCAGCGCCTGCTGGAGAAGCAGGGTCGCGTGATCTACGGCATCGACATGGCCATCATCGACGACGATGGCCGGGCGCTGCCCTGGAACGGCCAGGCCGCGGGCAACCTGGTGGTGCGCGGCGCGTGGGTGATCGACCGCTACTTCGGCAAGCCCGAGTCGCCGCTGGTCACGGTGAACGGCGAAGAGGGCTGGTTTCCCACCGGTGACGTGGCCACCATCGATGCCGACGGCTTCATGCAGATCACCGACCGCAGCAAGGACGTGATCAAGTCGGGCGGCGAGTGGATCAGCTCGATCGATCTCGAGAACATCGCGATGGCCCACCCGGCGGTGCACGAGGCCGCCGCCATTGCCGCGCGCCACCCCAAGTGGGACGAACGCCCGCTGCTGGTGGTGATGACCAAGCCGGGCCAGAGCCTCACCCGCGAGGAACTTCTGGGCTTCTTCGAAGGTCGCATCGCCAAGTGGCAGATCCCCGACGACGTGGTCTTCGTCAGCGAGATCCCGCACACCGCCACCGGCAAGATCCAGAAGCTGAAATTGCGCGAGCAGTTCAAGAATCACAGCTTGCCGTCCGCTTGA
- the msrB gene encoding peptide-methionine (R)-S-oxide reductase MsrB translates to MNPFSKPGSKPPAPHAHDDDRYPVRKTEAEWRAQLDPMQFEVARHAATERAFTGRFWDHWADGVYRCVGCATPLFRSGEKFDAGCGWPSWWQEIEPGRVERLVDASHGMLRVEVRCAACGSHLGHVFEDGPAPTGERYCINSASIDFTPKA, encoded by the coding sequence ATGAACCCCTTCAGCAAGCCCGGTTCCAAGCCCCCCGCCCCGCATGCGCACGACGATGACCGCTACCCGGTGCGCAAGACCGAGGCCGAATGGCGCGCCCAGCTCGACCCGATGCAGTTCGAGGTGGCCCGCCACGCCGCCACCGAGAGGGCCTTTACCGGCCGCTTCTGGGACCACTGGGCCGATGGCGTGTACCGCTGCGTGGGCTGCGCCACGCCGCTGTTCCGCTCGGGCGAGAAGTTCGACGCCGGTTGCGGCTGGCCCAGCTGGTGGCAGGAGATCGAGCCCGGCCGCGTGGAGCGCCTGGTCGACGCCAGCCACGGCATGCTGCGCGTTGAAGTGCGCTGCGCCGCCTGCGGCTCGCACCTGGGCCATGTGTTCGAGGACGGCCCGGCGCCCACCGGCGAGCGCTACTGCATCAACTCGGCGTCGATCGATTTCACGCCCAAAGCCTGA
- a CDS encoding septation protein A: MKLLLDFLPILLFFGTFKYAENHREWAAALASQHFGWMVAGGSVGPAEAPVMLATLVVIAASLAQVAWLKLSGRKVDLMLWISLSLVVVLGGLTVWLKSETFIKWKPTGLYWAMALSFLVSQWLFGRNLLKLMLGEQIQLPDAVWQRLSWAWVGFFTGMGVLNLWVAYHFSTDAWVNFKLFGGIGLMLVFTLAQGLYIGRYLPDEPAADDKAS; the protein is encoded by the coding sequence ATGAAACTGCTTCTGGACTTTCTGCCGATCCTGCTGTTTTTCGGTACCTTCAAGTACGCCGAGAACCACAGGGAATGGGCCGCCGCCCTCGCCTCGCAACACTTCGGCTGGATGGTGGCCGGCGGCAGCGTCGGCCCCGCTGAGGCGCCGGTGATGCTGGCCACGCTGGTGGTCATTGCGGCCTCGCTGGCCCAGGTGGCCTGGCTCAAGCTCAGCGGCCGCAAGGTCGACCTGATGCTGTGGATCAGCCTGAGCCTGGTGGTGGTGCTGGGCGGGCTGACCGTGTGGCTCAAGAGCGAGACCTTCATCAAGTGGAAGCCCACCGGCCTGTACTGGGCCATGGCGCTGTCCTTCCTGGTGAGCCAATGGCTGTTTGGTCGCAACCTGCTCAAGCTGATGCTGGGCGAGCAGATCCAGCTGCCCGACGCCGTGTGGCAGAGATTGTCGTGGGCCTGGGTCGGCTTCTTCACCGGCATGGGCGTGCTCAACCTGTGGGTGGCCTACCATTTCAGCACCGACGCCTGGGTCAACTTCAAGCTGTTCGGCGGCATCGGGCTGATGCTGGTGTTCACCCTGGCACAGGGCCTGTACATCGGCCGGTACCTGCCCGACGAGCCAGCGGCCGACGACAAGGCGTCATGA
- a CDS encoding BolA family protein, with protein MNAVQASQIESAVRAAIQPIALLEVINESHLHAGHHGAGEGSHWRVRLVSERLAGLTPVARHRLVYDALRPLLAQGIHALAIDARAPSPA; from the coding sequence TTGAACGCCGTACAAGCCAGCCAGATCGAATCCGCGGTGCGCGCCGCCATCCAGCCGATCGCGTTGCTGGAGGTCATCAACGAAAGCCACCTGCACGCCGGCCACCATGGCGCGGGCGAAGGCTCGCACTGGCGGGTGCGCCTGGTCAGCGAGCGCCTGGCCGGTCTGACGCCCGTGGCGAGACACCGCCTTGTGTATGATGCCCTGCGTCCGCTGCTGGCCCAGGGCATCCACGCGCTCGCCATCGATGCGCGTGCGCCAAGCCCGGCCTGA
- a CDS encoding peptidylprolyl isomerase, with translation MIRKSFAARATAVAVTSALLLPLASLAQNIAIVNGKAVPKARLDTLLDQAKRAGQEVTPEIQARAKDEVVRREIFAQEAERRGVSQNAEYKAQMELARQSILIRELFEDYKKKNPVTDAEAKAEYEKFKAQNTGTEYRARHILVEQEEEAKALIAQIKGGGSFEELAKAKSKDPGSGQNGGDLDFAKPESYVPEFGKAMSGLKKGEMTETPVKTQFGWHIIRLEDTRQAQFPEFDAVKAQIQQHLAQQKLVKFQQDLSKGAKTDYKFAQ, from the coding sequence ATGATCCGCAAGAGCTTTGCTGCCCGTGCCACCGCGGTGGCCGTGACTTCCGCCCTGCTGCTGCCGCTGGCGTCGCTGGCGCAGAACATCGCCATCGTCAACGGCAAGGCCGTGCCCAAGGCGCGCCTGGACACCCTGCTCGACCAGGCCAAGCGCGCCGGCCAGGAAGTGACGCCCGAGATCCAGGCCCGTGCCAAGGACGAGGTGGTGCGCCGCGAGATCTTTGCGCAGGAGGCTGAGCGCCGCGGCGTGAGCCAGAACGCCGAGTACAAGGCGCAGATGGAACTGGCCCGCCAGAGCATCCTGATCCGCGAGCTGTTCGAGGACTACAAGAAGAAGAACCCGGTCACCGACGCCGAGGCCAAGGCCGAGTACGAGAAGTTCAAGGCCCAGAACACCGGCACCGAGTACCGCGCCCGCCACATCCTGGTGGAGCAGGAAGAGGAAGCCAAGGCCCTGATCGCGCAGATCAAGGGTGGCGGCAGCTTTGAGGAGCTGGCCAAGGCCAAGAGCAAGGATCCGGGCTCCGGCCAGAACGGCGGCGACCTCGACTTTGCCAAGCCCGAGAGCTATGTGCCCGAGTTCGGCAAGGCCATGTCGGGCCTGAAGAAGGGTGAGATGACCGAGACGCCGGTGAAGACCCAGTTCGGCTGGCACATCATCCGCCTGGAAGACACCCGCCAGGCGCAATTTCCCGAGTTCGACGCGGTGAAGGCCCAGATCCAGCAGCACCTGGCCCAGCAGAAGCTGGTCAAGTTCCAGCAGGACCTGAGCAAGGGCGCGAAGACCGACTACAAGTTCGCGCAGTAA
- a CDS encoding peptidoglycan DD-metalloendopeptidase family protein, whose amino-acid sequence MRRRTVLLAAPGLLAAGRAPAAPAPGDLPRERVAPGGVARLALGPDAARPRAWLDDAPLLVTGSPAGWTALVGLALKQTPGAVRVRVQMPGSGTEQQRTLDVQPHRYAEQRLKVAPGQVDLSPENAARAQREREHIAGLIAQFSEPAPATLRMRVPTPGPRSSSFGLRRIFNGQPRSPHSGMDIAAATGTPVLAPLAGRVIDTGDYFFSGHAVWLDHGAGLLSLLCHLSAIDVQPGDVVPAGAPVAKVGATGRVTGPHLHWGVCLNQAMVDPALFLADAANDPPRQ is encoded by the coding sequence GTGAGGCGCCGCACGGTGCTGCTGGCGGCACCGGGCCTGCTGGCAGCGGGCCGGGCGCCGGCCGCCCCGGCCCCGGGCGACCTGCCGCGCGAGCGCGTGGCGCCCGGCGGCGTGGCGCGGCTGGCGCTGGGGCCCGATGCGGCCCGCCCGCGCGCCTGGCTTGACGACGCGCCGCTGCTGGTGACCGGCAGCCCCGCCGGCTGGACCGCGCTGGTGGGCCTGGCCCTCAAGCAGACGCCCGGCGCCGTGCGGGTGCGTGTGCAGATGCCGGGCTCGGGCACCGAGCAGCAGCGCACGCTGGACGTGCAGCCACACCGTTATGCCGAGCAGCGCCTGAAGGTGGCACCGGGGCAGGTCGACCTGTCGCCCGAGAACGCGGCCCGCGCCCAGCGCGAGCGCGAGCACATCGCAGGCCTGATCGCGCAGTTCAGCGAGCCGGCGCCGGCCACGCTGCGCATGCGGGTGCCCACGCCCGGCCCGCGCTCCAGCTCCTTTGGCCTGCGGCGCATCTTCAACGGCCAGCCGCGCTCGCCGCACAGCGGCATGGACATCGCCGCGGCCACCGGCACGCCGGTGCTGGCGCCACTGGCCGGCCGGGTGATCGACACCGGCGACTACTTCTTTTCCGGCCACGCGGTGTGGCTGGACCATGGCGCCGGCCTGCTGAGCCTGCTGTGCCATCTGAGCGCCATCGACGTGCAACCCGGCGATGTGGTGCCTGCCGGCGCGCCGGTGGCCAAGGTGGGCGCCACCGGCCGCGTCACCGGCCCGCACCTGCACTGGGGCGTGTGCCTGAACCAGGCCATGGTCGACCCGGCACTGTTTCTGGCCGACGCAGCCAACGACCCGCCGCGCCAATGA
- a CDS encoding ABC transporter ATP-binding protein — MSDPIISVEHVTRAVSDSTGTLTILHDIDVRIASRGSTAIVGASGSGKSTLLAIIAGLDRPSSGTVRIAGTDIFALDEDARAALRAQQLGFVFQSFQLLAHLSTLENVMLPLELLGRADARARATEMLRRVGLGERLRHYPRTLSGGEQQRVALARAFVVEPAVLLADEPTGSLDHATGETVMQLMFEMNRESGTTLVLVTHDRGIAARCDRQLHIEAGRLREDTPA; from the coding sequence ATGAGCGATCCCATCATCTCTGTCGAGCACGTCACCCGCGCGGTGTCTGATTCAACCGGCACGCTGACCATTCTCCATGACATCGATGTGAGGATTGCCAGCCGAGGTTCAACCGCCATCGTCGGCGCGTCGGGCTCGGGCAAGAGCACCTTGCTGGCCATCATCGCGGGGCTGGACCGGCCCAGCAGCGGCACGGTGCGCATTGCCGGCACCGACATCTTTGCGCTCGATGAAGATGCCCGCGCGGCGCTGCGCGCGCAGCAGCTGGGCTTCGTGTTCCAGAGCTTCCAGCTGCTGGCGCACCTGAGCACGCTGGAGAACGTGATGCTGCCGCTGGAGCTGCTGGGCCGTGCCGATGCCCGCGCCCGCGCCACCGAGATGCTGCGCCGCGTGGGCCTGGGCGAGCGCCTGCGCCACTACCCGCGCACGCTGTCGGGCGGCGAGCAGCAGCGCGTGGCGCTGGCGCGTGCCTTCGTGGTGGAGCCGGCCGTGCTGCTGGCCGACGAGCCCACCGGCAGTCTCGACCACGCCACCGGCGAAACGGTGATGCAGCTGATGTTCGAGATGAACCGTGAGTCGGGCACGACCCTGGTGCTGGTCACCCACGACCGCGGCATTGCCGCGCGCTGCGACCGGCAGCTGCACATCGAGGCCGGCCGCCTGCGCGAGGACACCCCGGCGTGA
- a CDS encoding arylesterase, with amino-acid sequence MGSLMDGVKPRRGTSRRKLLAHCSALLLPLLWQPVLAAPAVQAGGKGAARTVLIVGDSLSAEYGLARGSGWVALLEKRLADEKLAATVVNASISGDTSSGGRSRLAALLAQHKPTHVVIELGGNDALRGLPLDMTRQNLQAMTQAAQAAGAKVLLVGMQVPPNYGARYGQDFAALFAGVAQAQGAALVPFLLAGVADGPQAERLFQPDRIHPLAAAHPTMLANVWKVMKPWLR; translated from the coding sequence ATGGGATCGCTCATGGATGGTGTGAAGCCGCGGCGTGGCACGTCGCGTCGAAAGCTGCTGGCGCACTGTAGCGCGCTGCTGTTGCCCCTGCTGTGGCAGCCGGTGCTGGCCGCGCCGGCCGTCCAGGCCGGCGGCAAGGGCGCAGCGCGCACCGTGCTGATCGTGGGCGACAGCCTGTCGGCCGAGTACGGCCTGGCCCGCGGCAGCGGCTGGGTGGCCTTGCTCGAGAAGCGCCTGGCCGACGAGAAGCTGGCGGCCACGGTGGTCAATGCCAGCATCAGCGGCGACACCAGCTCGGGCGGCCGCTCGCGCCTGGCGGCGCTGCTGGCCCAGCACAAGCCCACGCATGTGGTGATCGAGCTGGGCGGCAACGATGCGCTGCGCGGCCTGCCGCTGGACATGACGCGACAAAACCTGCAGGCCATGACCCAGGCTGCGCAAGCGGCCGGCGCCAAGGTGCTGCTGGTGGGCATGCAGGTGCCGCCCAACTACGGCGCGCGCTACGGGCAGGACTTTGCCGCGCTGTTTGCCGGCGTGGCCCAGGCCCAGGGCGCGGCCCTGGTGCCGTTCTTGCTGGCCGGGGTGGCCGACGGGCCGCAGGCCGAACGCCTGTTCCAGCCCGACCGCATCCATCCGCTGGCCGCGGCCCACCCGACCATGCTGGCCAATGTGTGGAAGGTGATGAAGCCCTGGCTGCGCTGA
- a CDS encoding DUF6600 domain-containing protein, with protein sequence MRSLLLLWLAQAGSAWAADDEPLRVGRLAATQGPVWLLDRSDEAEGEPRSSRQDRERANGRDTWHDSREASLVNWPLGRGDRLRTGAAGRAVLQLDSLTLRLGADSELHIEQLDAGQLRLWLPRGDLALHVLADPGTRAIELRTPEGRLWPRRAGHYRASRVHDSTQATAWDGEWHFDADDSALSLGEGRRADFWLQGRPPRTHHAWTGVDRDDFADWARREARADTAPAAALPADLASLPGAGDLQRWGDWRDDPEAGRVWQPRQLPPGWAPYRDGRWVWLSPWGWTWIDAARWGFTPFHYGQWLLLGGRWCWSPGPVVPRHRYRPVQPGWSHARPQPQPLLPHPMPPRQLHPPPVHRPPVHQPLLPPQPVPHQAPRQHVPHHAPQHQAPQHHVPERHVPHHNVLQHHSPQQPAAPAPLAPPAQVPPPAPLAAPPKPAMPAAPVPVMPPPAAPAQAAPPVASPRPMRGEREREPRSAEQGPRRHGDRAQHAPH encoded by the coding sequence GTGCGCAGCTTGCTGCTGCTGTGGCTGGCCCAGGCCGGCAGCGCCTGGGCGGCCGATGACGAGCCGCTGCGGGTAGGCCGGCTGGCCGCCACCCAGGGCCCGGTGTGGCTGCTTGACCGCAGCGACGAAGCCGAGGGCGAGCCGCGCAGCTCGCGCCAGGACCGTGAGCGCGCCAACGGCCGCGACACCTGGCACGACAGCCGCGAGGCCTCGCTGGTCAACTGGCCGCTGGGCCGCGGTGACCGGCTGCGCACCGGCGCCGCGGGCCGCGCCGTGCTGCAGCTCGACAGCCTGACCCTGCGCCTGGGCGCCGACAGCGAGCTGCACATCGAGCAGCTCGATGCCGGGCAGCTGCGGCTGTGGCTGCCGCGCGGCGATCTGGCGCTGCATGTGCTGGCCGACCCCGGCACCCGCGCCATCGAGCTGCGCACGCCCGAGGGCCGGCTGTGGCCGCGGCGTGCGGGCCACTACCGTGCCAGCCGCGTGCACGACAGCACCCAGGCCACGGCCTGGGACGGCGAGTGGCACTTCGATGCCGACGACAGCGCACTCAGTCTGGGCGAGGGCCGGCGCGCCGATTTCTGGCTGCAGGGCCGGCCGCCGCGCACCCACCACGCCTGGACGGGTGTGGACCGCGACGACTTTGCCGACTGGGCCCGCCGCGAGGCCCGTGCCGACACGGCGCCAGCGGCCGCACTGCCCGCCGACCTGGCCAGCCTGCCCGGTGCCGGCGACCTGCAGCGCTGGGGCGACTGGCGCGACGACCCCGAGGCCGGGCGGGTGTGGCAGCCGCGCCAGCTGCCGCCCGGCTGGGCGCCGTACCGCGACGGCCGCTGGGTGTGGCTGTCGCCCTGGGGCTGGACCTGGATCGACGCCGCGCGCTGGGGCTTCACGCCCTTCCACTATGGCCAATGGCTGCTGCTGGGCGGCCGCTGGTGCTGGTCGCCGGGGCCGGTGGTTCCACGCCACCGTTACCGGCCCGTGCAACCGGGCTGGAGCCATGCGCGGCCGCAGCCGCAGCCGCTGCTGCCGCATCCGATGCCACCGCGCCAGCTGCATCCGCCGCCGGTGCATCGGCCGCCGGTGCACCAGCCCCTGCTGCCGCCACAGCCCGTGCCGCATCAGGCGCCCCGGCAGCACGTGCCGCACCATGCGCCGCAGCACCAAGCGCCGCAGCACCACGTGCCGGAGCGCCACGTGCCACATCACAACGTGCTACAGCACCACTCGCCGCAACAGCCAGCGGCACCCGCACCACTGGCCCCGCCTGCGCAGGTGCCCCCGCCTGCGCCGCTGGCGGCGCCACCCAAGCCGGCCATGCCGGCGGCGCCCGTGCCGGTGATGCCGCCGCCAGCCGCGCCCGCGCAGGCCGCACCGCCGGTGGCGTCACCCCGGCCGATGCGGGGCGAGCGAGAACGCGAGCCGCGCTCCGCCGAACAAGGCCCGCGCCGCCATGGCGACCGGGCCCAGCACGCGCCGCACTGA
- the map gene encoding type I methionyl aminopeptidase, with product MSALIKTPEAIARMREAAAIVAGTLEMIGAHVRPGITTAQLDRLCHDYITDHGAVPACVGYQGYRHASCISVNQVVCHGVPGDKALRDGDLLNIDLVASCQGWHADSSAMFTAGRPTLAGTRLATLTQQALYLGLLAVRPGARVGDIGAAIQRHAQAHGLSVVRDYGGHGIGQQMHEAPEVLHYRTGNPGITLLLGMCFTIEPMLNAGGHACRTLADGWTVVTRDRSLSAQWEHTVLVTEQGAEPLTLRPSERQGWLDFVAAQGAPAGGQRGRPLAR from the coding sequence ATGTCCGCCCTGATCAAGACGCCCGAGGCCATCGCCCGCATGCGCGAGGCCGCGGCCATCGTGGCCGGCACGCTGGAGATGATCGGCGCCCATGTGCGGCCCGGCATCACCACCGCGCAGCTCGACCGCCTGTGCCACGACTACATCACCGACCACGGTGCGGTGCCGGCCTGCGTGGGCTACCAGGGCTACCGCCATGCCAGCTGCATCTCGGTCAACCAGGTGGTCTGCCACGGCGTGCCGGGCGACAAGGCGCTGCGCGACGGTGACCTGCTCAACATCGATCTGGTGGCCAGCTGCCAGGGCTGGCATGCCGATTCAAGCGCCATGTTCACGGCCGGCCGGCCCACGCTGGCCGGCACGCGCCTGGCCACGCTGACCCAGCAGGCGCTGTACCTGGGCCTGCTGGCCGTGCGGCCCGGGGCGCGGGTGGGCGACATCGGTGCGGCCATCCAGCGCCATGCCCAGGCGCATGGCCTGAGCGTGGTGCGCGACTACGGCGGCCACGGCATCGGCCAGCAGATGCACGAGGCGCCCGAGGTGCTGCACTACCGCACCGGCAACCCCGGCATCACGCTGCTGCTGGGCATGTGCTTCACCATCGAGCCGATGCTCAATGCCGGTGGCCACGCCTGCCGCACCCTGGCCGACGGCTGGACGGTGGTGACCCGCGACCGCAGCCTGTCGGCGCAATGGGAGCACACGGTGCTGGTCACCGAACAGGGCGCCGAGCCCCTCACGCTGCGGCCGAGCGAGCGCCAGGGCTGGCTGGACTTCGTGGCCGCGCAGGGCGCGCCGGCCGGCGGTCAGCGCGGCAGGCCTCTGGCGCGTTGA
- the def gene encoding peptide deformylase has translation MAVREILKMGDARLLRVAQPVTAFDTPELHQLLVDMAETMVAAQGAGLAAPQIGVDLQVVIFGGGGPNPRYPDRPLVPATVLINPQITPLGEALESDWEGCLSVPGLRGRVPRHARIRYSGVDPLGRPIEREADGFHARVVQHECDHLIGRLYPTRMSDLRELGFTSVLFPGLDASAGDDD, from the coding sequence ATGGCCGTGCGAGAGATTCTGAAAATGGGCGATGCCCGCCTGCTGCGCGTGGCGCAGCCGGTCACCGCCTTCGACACCCCCGAGCTGCACCAGCTGCTGGTGGACATGGCCGAGACCATGGTGGCCGCGCAGGGCGCCGGCCTGGCCGCGCCGCAGATCGGCGTCGATCTGCAGGTGGTGATCTTTGGCGGCGGCGGCCCCAACCCGCGCTACCCCGACCGCCCGCTGGTGCCGGCCACGGTGCTGATCAACCCGCAGATCACGCCGCTGGGCGAGGCGCTGGAAAGCGACTGGGAGGGCTGCCTCTCGGTGCCCGGCCTGCGCGGCCGCGTGCCGCGCCATGCGCGCATCCGCTACAGCGGGGTCGACCCGCTGGGTCGGCCGATCGAGCGCGAGGCCGATGGCTTTCACGCCCGCGTGGTGCAGCACGAATGCGATCACCTGATCGGCCGCCTGTACCCCACGCGCATGAGCGATCTGCGCGAGCTGGGCTTCACCAGCGTGCTGTTTCCCGGGCTGGATGCCAGCGCCGGCGACGACGATTGA